The Nicotiana tabacum cultivar K326 chromosome 14, ASM71507v2, whole genome shotgun sequence genome contains a region encoding:
- the LOC107777546 gene encoding putative F-box/LRR-repeat protein At3g18150 isoform X3, whose product METATIEVLPDCLIRKIVSYLSFKEAAKMSILSKTWLQAWLTHPNLEFTVDYHHDMKVVDKVMERYRDRKIPIEKFELSSDSSSREDIEKWLGIALQNGVKDCRFHGLACPLPIFIILAAKSLKELVLTRCNLKSVSLSRGVANLFYLEKLSLSSIYLNEDMLQTLLTNCPLIVSFVIDSCYGLDKIELRNLQKISPIGGEITSNLGSTARLAIQTGAVGTWYHCIQIMALEHGWKRLSC is encoded by the exons ATGGAGACAGCTACAATTGAAGTATTGCCTGATTGCCTCATTCGCAAAATAGTTTCCTACCTTAGTTTTAAAGAAGCAGCCAAGATGAGCATTCTCTCCAAAACATGGCTACAAGCCTGGTTGACTCATCCCAACTTGGAATTCACAGTTGATTATCACCACGACATGAAAGTGGTGGATAAAGTCATGGAGAGATATAGGGACAGAAAAATCCCTATTGAAAAGTTTGAATTATCATCAGATTCTAGTTCTCGTGAAGATATTGAAAAGTGGCTCGGAATCGCTCTTCAGAATGGTGTTAAAGATTGTAGATTTCATGGCTTAGCATGCCCCTTGCCTATTTTCATAATCTTGGCAGCAAAATCTTTAAAAGAATTGGTTTTGACACGTTGTAATCTGAAGAGTGTTTCTTTATCTAGAGGTGTGGCGAACCTCTTTTATTTGGAGAAGCTATCTCTATCATCTATCTATTTGAATGAAGACATGCTTCAAACTCTACTCACTAATTGTCCCTTGATTGTCAGTTTCGTCATTGATAGTTGTTATGGGTTGGATAAGATCGAGCTGCGGAATCTTCAAAAGATCAG TCCTATAGGTGGTGAAATAACTTCCAACCTCGGATCAACAGCTAGGCTTGCTATTCAGACTGGGGCAGTTGGTACTTGGTATCATTGTATTCAAATCATGGCTCTTGAACAT GGTTGGAAAAGATTGAGCTGTTGA
- the LOC107777546 gene encoding putative F-box/LRR-repeat protein At3g18150 isoform X2 gives METATIEVLPDCLIRKIVSYLSFKEAAKMSILSKTWLQAWLTHPNLEFTVDYHHDMKVVDKVMERYRDRKIPIEKFELSSDSSSREDIEKWLGIALQNGVKDCRFHGLACPLPIFIILAAKSLKELVLTRCNLKSVSLSRGVANLFYLEKLSLSSIYLNEDMLQTLLTNCPLIVSFVIDSCYGLDKIELRNLQKISPIGGEITSNLGSTARLAIQTGAVGTWYHCIQIMALEHMIGHGQCFAMSKI, from the exons ATGGAGACAGCTACAATTGAAGTATTGCCTGATTGCCTCATTCGCAAAATAGTTTCCTACCTTAGTTTTAAAGAAGCAGCCAAGATGAGCATTCTCTCCAAAACATGGCTACAAGCCTGGTTGACTCATCCCAACTTGGAATTCACAGTTGATTATCACCACGACATGAAAGTGGTGGATAAAGTCATGGAGAGATATAGGGACAGAAAAATCCCTATTGAAAAGTTTGAATTATCATCAGATTCTAGTTCTCGTGAAGATATTGAAAAGTGGCTCGGAATCGCTCTTCAGAATGGTGTTAAAGATTGTAGATTTCATGGCTTAGCATGCCCCTTGCCTATTTTCATAATCTTGGCAGCAAAATCTTTAAAAGAATTGGTTTTGACACGTTGTAATCTGAAGAGTGTTTCTTTATCTAGAGGTGTGGCGAACCTCTTTTATTTGGAGAAGCTATCTCTATCATCTATCTATTTGAATGAAGACATGCTTCAAACTCTACTCACTAATTGTCCCTTGATTGTCAGTTTCGTCATTGATAGTTGTTATGGGTTGGATAAGATCGAGCTGCGGAATCTTCAAAAGATCAG TCCTATAGGTGGTGAAATAACTTCCAACCTCGGATCAACAGCTAGGCTTGCTATTCAGACTGGGGCAGTTGGTACTTGGTATCATTGTATTCAAATCATGGCTCTTGAACAT ATGATCGGTCATGGACAATGTTTTGCAATGAGCAAAATATGA
- the LOC107777546 gene encoding putative FBD-associated F-box protein At5g22720 isoform X5 — translation METATIEVLPDCLIRKIVSYLSFKEAAKMSILSKTWLQAWLTHPNLEFTVDYHHDMKVVDKVMERYRDRKIPIEKFELSSDSSSREDIEKWLGIALQNGVKDCRFHGLACPLPIFIILAAKSLKELVLTRCNLKSVSLSRGVANLFYLEKLSLSSIYLNEDMLQTLLTNCPLIVSFVIDSCYGLDKIELRNLQKISPSFHICKNSDSYKFEALTRKKVHYSISKWTNTSYRW, via the exons ATGGAGACAGCTACAATTGAAGTATTGCCTGATTGCCTCATTCGCAAAATAGTTTCCTACCTTAGTTTTAAAGAAGCAGCCAAGATGAGCATTCTCTCCAAAACATGGCTACAAGCCTGGTTGACTCATCCCAACTTGGAATTCACAGTTGATTATCACCACGACATGAAAGTGGTGGATAAAGTCATGGAGAGATATAGGGACAGAAAAATCCCTATTGAAAAGTTTGAATTATCATCAGATTCTAGTTCTCGTGAAGATATTGAAAAGTGGCTCGGAATCGCTCTTCAGAATGGTGTTAAAGATTGTAGATTTCATGGCTTAGCATGCCCCTTGCCTATTTTCATAATCTTGGCAGCAAAATCTTTAAAAGAATTGGTTTTGACACGTTGTAATCTGAAGAGTGTTTCTTTATCTAGAGGTGTGGCGAACCTCTTTTATTTGGAGAAGCTATCTCTATCATCTATCTATTTGAATGAAGACATGCTTCAAACTCTACTCACTAATTGTCCCTTGATTGTCAGTTTCGTCATTGATAGTTGTTATGGGTTGGATAAGATCGAGCTGCGGAATCTTCAAAAGATCAG CCCTTCCTTTCATATATGTAAGAATAGTGATTCCTACAAGTTCGAAGCCTTGACTCGGAAAAAGGTCCACTACTCCATCTCCAAATGGACAAACACA TCCTATAGGTGGTGA
- the LOC107777546 gene encoding putative FBD-associated F-box protein At5g22720 isoform X4, with amino-acid sequence METATIEVLPDCLIRKIVSYLSFKEAAKMSILSKTWLQAWLTHPNLEFTVDYHHDMKVVDKVMERYRDRKIPIEKFELSSDSSSREDIEKWLGIALQNGVKDCRFHGLACPLPIFIILAAKSLKELVLTRCNLKSVSLSRGVANLFYLEKLSLSSIYLNEDMLQTLLTNCPLIVSFVIDSCYGLDKIELRNLQKISPSFHICKNSDSYKFEALTRKKVHYSISKWTNTVSNRILFVCK; translated from the exons ATGGAGACAGCTACAATTGAAGTATTGCCTGATTGCCTCATTCGCAAAATAGTTTCCTACCTTAGTTTTAAAGAAGCAGCCAAGATGAGCATTCTCTCCAAAACATGGCTACAAGCCTGGTTGACTCATCCCAACTTGGAATTCACAGTTGATTATCACCACGACATGAAAGTGGTGGATAAAGTCATGGAGAGATATAGGGACAGAAAAATCCCTATTGAAAAGTTTGAATTATCATCAGATTCTAGTTCTCGTGAAGATATTGAAAAGTGGCTCGGAATCGCTCTTCAGAATGGTGTTAAAGATTGTAGATTTCATGGCTTAGCATGCCCCTTGCCTATTTTCATAATCTTGGCAGCAAAATCTTTAAAAGAATTGGTTTTGACACGTTGTAATCTGAAGAGTGTTTCTTTATCTAGAGGTGTGGCGAACCTCTTTTATTTGGAGAAGCTATCTCTATCATCTATCTATTTGAATGAAGACATGCTTCAAACTCTACTCACTAATTGTCCCTTGATTGTCAGTTTCGTCATTGATAGTTGTTATGGGTTGGATAAGATCGAGCTGCGGAATCTTCAAAAGATCAG CCCTTCCTTTCATATATGTAAGAATAGTGATTCCTACAAGTTCGAAGCCTTGACTCGGAAAAAGGTCCACTACTCCATCTCCAAATGGACAAACACAGTAAGCAATCGCATCCTTTTTGTCTGTAAATAA
- the LOC107777546 gene encoding putative FBD-associated F-box protein At5g22720 isoform X6: METATIEVLPDCLIRKIVSYLSFKEAAKMSILSKTWLQAWLTHPNLEFTVDYHHDMKVVDKVMERYRDRKIPIEKFELSSDSSSREDIEKWLGIALQNGVKDCRFHGLACPLPIFIILAAKSLKELVLTRCNLKSVSLSRGVANLFYLEKLSLSSIYLNEDMLQTLLTNCPLIVSFVIDSCYGLDKIELRNLQKIRILYSVSSLKNIH; this comes from the exons ATGGAGACAGCTACAATTGAAGTATTGCCTGATTGCCTCATTCGCAAAATAGTTTCCTACCTTAGTTTTAAAGAAGCAGCCAAGATGAGCATTCTCTCCAAAACATGGCTACAAGCCTGGTTGACTCATCCCAACTTGGAATTCACAGTTGATTATCACCACGACATGAAAGTGGTGGATAAAGTCATGGAGAGATATAGGGACAGAAAAATCCCTATTGAAAAGTTTGAATTATCATCAGATTCTAGTTCTCGTGAAGATATTGAAAAGTGGCTCGGAATCGCTCTTCAGAATGGTGTTAAAGATTGTAGATTTCATGGCTTAGCATGCCCCTTGCCTATTTTCATAATCTTGGCAGCAAAATCTTTAAAAGAATTGGTTTTGACACGTTGTAATCTGAAGAGTGTTTCTTTATCTAGAGGTGTGGCGAACCTCTTTTATTTGGAGAAGCTATCTCTATCATCTATCTATTTGAATGAAGACATGCTTCAAACTCTACTCACTAATTGTCCCTTGATTGTCAGTTTCGTCATTGATAGTTGTTATGGGTTGGATAAGATCGAGCTGCGGAATCTTCAAAAGATCAG GATTCTTTATTCGGTGAGCAGTCTCAAGAATATTCATTAA
- the LOC107777546 gene encoding putative F-box/LRR-repeat protein At3g18150 isoform X1 produces METATIEVLPDCLIRKIVSYLSFKEAAKMSILSKTWLQAWLTHPNLEFTVDYHHDMKVVDKVMERYRDRKIPIEKFELSSDSSSREDIEKWLGIALQNGVKDCRFHGLACPLPIFIILAAKSLKELVLTRCNLKSVSLSRGVANLFYLEKLSLSSIYLNEDMLQTLLTNCPLIVSFVIDSCYGLDKIELRNLQKIRSVSITKSSRKRVKIQAPTLEHFSYYQLSVEKLDIVECKNLKSVELSYVTLSGGFLEHLISGFQFLECLIIVCLGKGSERFNILSRSLRVLKIEDCEGVGEIDAPNLESVEYIGDQIPRLKIAKTSSQLKHSQIVLHCQNNLNVVWFYELRRFLSNLTSWSQVSLHFSKCHEINRKELKPHDRVALPQVDVLDVDIKSSGNCPTFVDALLWSCHPKRLNLSSTVKMIICFIDRLTYLKNSSDSTSHESKPYGE; encoded by the coding sequence ATGGAGACAGCTACAATTGAAGTATTGCCTGATTGCCTCATTCGCAAAATAGTTTCCTACCTTAGTTTTAAAGAAGCAGCCAAGATGAGCATTCTCTCCAAAACATGGCTACAAGCCTGGTTGACTCATCCCAACTTGGAATTCACAGTTGATTATCACCACGACATGAAAGTGGTGGATAAAGTCATGGAGAGATATAGGGACAGAAAAATCCCTATTGAAAAGTTTGAATTATCATCAGATTCTAGTTCTCGTGAAGATATTGAAAAGTGGCTCGGAATCGCTCTTCAGAATGGTGTTAAAGATTGTAGATTTCATGGCTTAGCATGCCCCTTGCCTATTTTCATAATCTTGGCAGCAAAATCTTTAAAAGAATTGGTTTTGACACGTTGTAATCTGAAGAGTGTTTCTTTATCTAGAGGTGTGGCGAACCTCTTTTATTTGGAGAAGCTATCTCTATCATCTATCTATTTGAATGAAGACATGCTTCAAACTCTACTCACTAATTGTCCCTTGATTGTCAGTTTCGTCATTGATAGTTGTTATGGGTTGGATAAGATCGAGCTGCGGAATCTTCAAAAGATCAGGTCAGTTTCCATAACAAAAAGCAGTAGAAAACGTGTTAAAATCCAAGCACCAACTCTTGAACACTTTTCGTATTATCAGTTGTCTGTGGAAAAATTGGATATTGTTGAATGTAAGAATTTGAAATCTGTAGAACTATCATATGTGACTCTATCTGGTGGTTTTCTCGAGCACCTTATCTCTGGATTCCAATTCCTTGAGTGTTTGATAATAGTTTGCCTTGGTAAAGGGTCGGAAAGGTTTAACATTTTGAGTCGATCTCTAAGGGTATTGAAGATTGAGGATTGTGAGGGTGTAGGAGAAATTGATGCTCCAAATTTGGAATCAGTTGAGTATATTGGAGATCAAATTCCTAGGCTTAAAATTGCAAAAACGTCAAGCCAATTGAAGCACTCACAGATCGTTCTTCACTGTCAGAACAATTTAAATGTTGTGTGGTTTTATGAGTTGAGAAGGTTCCTGTCAAACTTGACCTCTTGGTCTCAAGTTTCCCTTCATTTTTCCAAATGCCATGAGATAAATAGGAAAGAATTGAAACCGCACGATAGAGTTGCTCTCCCCCAAGTGGACGTTTTAGATGTAGATATAAAATCATCTGGGAATTGCCCAACTTTTGTGGATGCTTTGCTATGGAGTTGTCATCCCAAGAGACTCAACCTATCATCAACGGTTAAAATGATTATATGTTTCATCGATCGTTTAACGTATTTGAAGAATTCAAGTGATTCTACTTCTCATGAAAGCAAGCCTTACGGAGAGTGA